One window of Oreochromis niloticus isolate F11D_XX linkage group LG23, O_niloticus_UMD_NMBU, whole genome shotgun sequence genomic DNA carries:
- the pnpla4 gene encoding patatin-like phospholipase domain-containing protein 4 isoform X5, whose protein sequence is MCFVTFCHCKDFTYRFADSVRQQRFGAVTPGYNFMLTLREGIEEILPTEAHSLATDRLYVSITHSESGTNHIVSAFTSREELIKVLLASCFVPVYAGLKPVELRGKKWIDGGFTDSLPILPVGRTITVSPFAGRQDVCPIHRGRFKTQLRLANMNIMFSVENLKRLNQALFPPSAGTMHSLCEEGFTDAVKFLKREGWMS, encoded by the exons ATGTGTTTCGTCACTTTTTGT CACTGCAAAGATTTCACCTACAGGTTTGCTGACAGTGTGAGACAGCAGCGGTTTGGGGCCGTCACACCAGGATACAACTTTATGCTCACACTCCG GGAGGGGATAGAAGAGATTCTCCCCACAGAGGCTCACAGTCTGGCCACTGACCGCCTCTATGTCTCAATAACACACTCAGAAAGTGGCACGAACCACATCGTGTCAGCGTTTACCTCCAGGGAGGAGCTCATAAAG GTTCTGTTAGCCAGCTGCTTTGTCCCAGTCTATGCTGGACTCAAACCAGTAGAGCTCAGAGGAAAG aaATGGATTGATGGAGGATTCACTGACAGCCTGCCAATCCTGCCCGTGGGACGAACCATCACAGTGTCACCCTTTGCTGGACGGCAGGATGTGTGTCCAATCCACAGAGGGCGGTTCAAAACTCAACTCAGATTGGCCAACATGAACATAATG TTTTCCGTGGAGAACCTCAAACGTCTGAATCAGGCTCTGTTCCCTCCATCTGCCGGCACCATGCATTCGTTATGTGAAGAAGGTTTCACGGACGCCGTGAAGTTCTTAAAGAGAGAGGGCTGGATGAGCTGA
- the pnpla4 gene encoding patatin-like phospholipase domain-containing protein 4 isoform X3, which produces MCFVTFCVLMMTVLNLSFAACGFLGIYHLGAMEAFLRHGHKLLGSLRACAGASAGALVAAVMITAPEKLEHCKDFTYRFADSVRQQRFGAVTPGYNFMLTLREGIEEILPTEAHSLATDRLYVSITHSESGTNHIVSAFTSREELIKKWIDGGFTDSLPILPVGRTITVSPFAGRQDVCPIHRGRFKTQLRLANMNIMFSVENLKRLNQALFPPSAGTMHSLCEEGFTDAVKFLKREGWMS; this is translated from the exons ATGTGTTTCGTCACTTTTTGT GTGTTAATGATGACAGTCCTGAATCTGTCCTTTGCTGCGTGTGGTTTCCTGGGGATCTATCACTTGGGTGCCATGGAGGCCTTTCTCCGGCATGGGCACAAGCTGCTGGGCTCCCTCAGGGCCTGTGCAGGTGCTTCTGCTGGGGCACTGGTGGCTGCTGTAATGATCACAGCTCCTGAAAAGTTGGAG CACTGCAAAGATTTCACCTACAGGTTTGCTGACAGTGTGAGACAGCAGCGGTTTGGGGCCGTCACACCAGGATACAACTTTATGCTCACACTCCG GGAGGGGATAGAAGAGATTCTCCCCACAGAGGCTCACAGTCTGGCCACTGACCGCCTCTATGTCTCAATAACACACTCAGAAAGTGGCACGAACCACATCGTGTCAGCGTTTACCTCCAGGGAGGAGCTCATAAAG aaATGGATTGATGGAGGATTCACTGACAGCCTGCCAATCCTGCCCGTGGGACGAACCATCACAGTGTCACCCTTTGCTGGACGGCAGGATGTGTGTCCAATCCACAGAGGGCGGTTCAAAACTCAACTCAGATTGGCCAACATGAACATAATG TTTTCCGTGGAGAACCTCAAACGTCTGAATCAGGCTCTGTTCCCTCCATCTGCCGGCACCATGCATTCGTTATGTGAAGAAGGTTTCACGGACGCCGTGAAGTTCTTAAAGAGAGAGGGCTGGATGAGCTGA
- the pnpla4 gene encoding patatin-like phospholipase domain-containing protein 4 isoform X1 → MCFVTFCVLMMTVLNLSFAACGFLGIYHLGAMEAFLRHGHKLLGSLRACAGASAGALVAAVMITAPEKLEHCKDFTYRFADSVRQQRFGAVTPGYNFMLTLREGIEEILPTEAHSLATDRLYVSITHSESGTNHIVSAFTSREELIKVLLASCFVPVYAGLKPVELRGKKWIDGGFTDSLPILPVGRTITVSPFAGRQDVCPIHRGRFKTQLRLANMNIMFSVENLKRLNQALFPPSAGTMHSLCEEGFTDAVKFLKREGWMS, encoded by the exons ATGTGTTTCGTCACTTTTTGT GTGTTAATGATGACAGTCCTGAATCTGTCCTTTGCTGCGTGTGGTTTCCTGGGGATCTATCACTTGGGTGCCATGGAGGCCTTTCTCCGGCATGGGCACAAGCTGCTGGGCTCCCTCAGGGCCTGTGCAGGTGCTTCTGCTGGGGCACTGGTGGCTGCTGTAATGATCACAGCTCCTGAAAAGTTGGAG CACTGCAAAGATTTCACCTACAGGTTTGCTGACAGTGTGAGACAGCAGCGGTTTGGGGCCGTCACACCAGGATACAACTTTATGCTCACACTCCG GGAGGGGATAGAAGAGATTCTCCCCACAGAGGCTCACAGTCTGGCCACTGACCGCCTCTATGTCTCAATAACACACTCAGAAAGTGGCACGAACCACATCGTGTCAGCGTTTACCTCCAGGGAGGAGCTCATAAAG GTTCTGTTAGCCAGCTGCTTTGTCCCAGTCTATGCTGGACTCAAACCAGTAGAGCTCAGAGGAAAG aaATGGATTGATGGAGGATTCACTGACAGCCTGCCAATCCTGCCCGTGGGACGAACCATCACAGTGTCACCCTTTGCTGGACGGCAGGATGTGTGTCCAATCCACAGAGGGCGGTTCAAAACTCAACTCAGATTGGCCAACATGAACATAATG TTTTCCGTGGAGAACCTCAAACGTCTGAATCAGGCTCTGTTCCCTCCATCTGCCGGCACCATGCATTCGTTATGTGAAGAAGGTTTCACGGACGCCGTGAAGTTCTTAAAGAGAGAGGGCTGGATGAGCTGA
- the pnpla4 gene encoding patatin-like phospholipase domain-containing protein 4 isoform X2: MMTVLNLSFAACGFLGIYHLGAMEAFLRHGHKLLGSLRACAGASAGALVAAVMITAPEKLEHCKDFTYRFADSVRQQRFGAVTPGYNFMLTLREGIEEILPTEAHSLATDRLYVSITHSESGTNHIVSAFTSREELIKVLLASCFVPVYAGLKPVELRGKKWIDGGFTDSLPILPVGRTITVSPFAGRQDVCPIHRGRFKTQLRLANMNIMFSVENLKRLNQALFPPSAGTMHSLCEEGFTDAVKFLKREGWMS; this comes from the exons ATGATGACAGTCCTGAATCTGTCCTTTGCTGCGTGTGGTTTCCTGGGGATCTATCACTTGGGTGCCATGGAGGCCTTTCTCCGGCATGGGCACAAGCTGCTGGGCTCCCTCAGGGCCTGTGCAGGTGCTTCTGCTGGGGCACTGGTGGCTGCTGTAATGATCACAGCTCCTGAAAAGTTGGAG CACTGCAAAGATTTCACCTACAGGTTTGCTGACAGTGTGAGACAGCAGCGGTTTGGGGCCGTCACACCAGGATACAACTTTATGCTCACACTCCG GGAGGGGATAGAAGAGATTCTCCCCACAGAGGCTCACAGTCTGGCCACTGACCGCCTCTATGTCTCAATAACACACTCAGAAAGTGGCACGAACCACATCGTGTCAGCGTTTACCTCCAGGGAGGAGCTCATAAAG GTTCTGTTAGCCAGCTGCTTTGTCCCAGTCTATGCTGGACTCAAACCAGTAGAGCTCAGAGGAAAG aaATGGATTGATGGAGGATTCACTGACAGCCTGCCAATCCTGCCCGTGGGACGAACCATCACAGTGTCACCCTTTGCTGGACGGCAGGATGTGTGTCCAATCCACAGAGGGCGGTTCAAAACTCAACTCAGATTGGCCAACATGAACATAATG TTTTCCGTGGAGAACCTCAAACGTCTGAATCAGGCTCTGTTCCCTCCATCTGCCGGCACCATGCATTCGTTATGTGAAGAAGGTTTCACGGACGCCGTGAAGTTCTTAAAGAGAGAGGGCTGGATGAGCTGA
- the pnpla4 gene encoding patatin-like phospholipase domain-containing protein 4 isoform X6: protein MLTLREGIEEILPTEAHSLATDRLYVSITHSESGTNHIVSAFTSREELIKVLLASCFVPVYAGLKPVELRGKKWIDGGFTDSLPILPVGRTITVSPFAGRQDVCPIHRGRFKTQLRLANMNIMFSVENLKRLNQALFPPSAGTMHSLCEEGFTDAVKFLKREGWMS from the exons ATGCTCACACTCCG GGAGGGGATAGAAGAGATTCTCCCCACAGAGGCTCACAGTCTGGCCACTGACCGCCTCTATGTCTCAATAACACACTCAGAAAGTGGCACGAACCACATCGTGTCAGCGTTTACCTCCAGGGAGGAGCTCATAAAG GTTCTGTTAGCCAGCTGCTTTGTCCCAGTCTATGCTGGACTCAAACCAGTAGAGCTCAGAGGAAAG aaATGGATTGATGGAGGATTCACTGACAGCCTGCCAATCCTGCCCGTGGGACGAACCATCACAGTGTCACCCTTTGCTGGACGGCAGGATGTGTGTCCAATCCACAGAGGGCGGTTCAAAACTCAACTCAGATTGGCCAACATGAACATAATG TTTTCCGTGGAGAACCTCAAACGTCTGAATCAGGCTCTGTTCCCTCCATCTGCCGGCACCATGCATTCGTTATGTGAAGAAGGTTTCACGGACGCCGTGAAGTTCTTAAAGAGAGAGGGCTGGATGAGCTGA
- the pnpla4 gene encoding patatin-like phospholipase domain-containing protein 4 isoform X4 has translation MCFVTFCVLMMTVLNLSFAACGFLGIYHLGAMEAFLRHGHKLLGSLRACAGASAGALVAAVMITAPEKLEHCKDFTYRFADSVRQQRFGAVTPGYNFMLTLREGIEEILPTEAHSLATDRLYVSITHSESGTNHIVSAFTSREELIKVLLASCFVPVYAGLKPVELRGKKWIDGGFTDSLPILPVGRTITVSPFAGRQDVCPIHRGRFKTQLRLANMNIMASSLCDST, from the exons ATGTGTTTCGTCACTTTTTGT GTGTTAATGATGACAGTCCTGAATCTGTCCTTTGCTGCGTGTGGTTTCCTGGGGATCTATCACTTGGGTGCCATGGAGGCCTTTCTCCGGCATGGGCACAAGCTGCTGGGCTCCCTCAGGGCCTGTGCAGGTGCTTCTGCTGGGGCACTGGTGGCTGCTGTAATGATCACAGCTCCTGAAAAGTTGGAG CACTGCAAAGATTTCACCTACAGGTTTGCTGACAGTGTGAGACAGCAGCGGTTTGGGGCCGTCACACCAGGATACAACTTTATGCTCACACTCCG GGAGGGGATAGAAGAGATTCTCCCCACAGAGGCTCACAGTCTGGCCACTGACCGCCTCTATGTCTCAATAACACACTCAGAAAGTGGCACGAACCACATCGTGTCAGCGTTTACCTCCAGGGAGGAGCTCATAAAG GTTCTGTTAGCCAGCTGCTTTGTCCCAGTCTATGCTGGACTCAAACCAGTAGAGCTCAGAGGAAAG aaATGGATTGATGGAGGATTCACTGACAGCCTGCCAATCCTGCCCGTGGGACGAACCATCACAGTGTCACCCTTTGCTGGACGGCAGGATGTGTGTCCAATCCACAGAGGGCGGTTCAAAACTCAACTCAGATTGGCCAACATGAACATAATG GCATCCTCTCTCTGTGACAGCACCTGA